In one window of Neisseria subflava DNA:
- a CDS encoding FUSC family protein, translating to MPAQSERLHFSERWLNAYERYRYRRHIHAFRLGLAIVFSTLLAKVFHLQHGEWIGMTVFVVLGMLQFQGAIYSKAVERMLGTAIGLGVGLAVLWLNQHYFQDGVFFYLIIGAASAVAGWSAVGKNGYVAMLAGLTMCMLIGDSSHHWLDSGLMRAMNVLIGAAIAIAAAKLLPLRSTLMWRFMLADNLTDCAKMIAEISNGKRMTRERLEQNMIKMRKINARMVKSRSHLAATSGESHISNNMMEAMQHAHRKIVNTTELLLTTAAKLRAPTLNESEIRLLDRHFNQLQRELRLTVRLIKGHYARRIRIDTSLNTELSKPAARLHYDWQGFLWLSTNMRNEIAALVILLQRSRNKWLDKKELQRLKEHLRNDTDPKQQ from the coding sequence ATGCCTGCCCAATCCGAACGCCTCCATTTTTCCGAACGCTGGCTCAACGCCTACGAACGCTACCGCTATCGCCGCCATATCCACGCCTTCCGCCTCGGCTTGGCAATCGTGTTTTCCACCCTGTTGGCCAAAGTCTTCCACCTGCAACACGGCGAGTGGATCGGCATGACCGTCTTTGTCGTCCTCGGCATGCTGCAATTCCAAGGCGCGATTTACTCCAAAGCAGTCGAACGCATGCTCGGCACGGCCATCGGTTTGGGCGTCGGTTTGGCCGTTTTATGGTTGAACCAGCATTATTTCCAAGACGGCGTTTTCTTCTATCTGATTATCGGAGCCGCCAGCGCAGTGGCCGGTTGGTCTGCGGTCGGCAAAAACGGCTATGTCGCCATGCTTGCCGGTTTGACCATGTGCATGCTCATCGGCGACAGCAGCCACCACTGGCTCGACAGCGGCCTGATGCGCGCCATGAACGTTTTAATCGGTGCCGCCATCGCCATTGCCGCCGCCAAACTCCTGCCCCTGCGCTCCACCCTGATGTGGCGCTTCATGCTTGCCGACAACCTCACCGACTGCGCCAAAATGATTGCCGAAATCAGCAACGGCAAGCGCATGACGCGCGAGCGTTTGGAGCAAAACATGATTAAAATGCGCAAAATCAACGCCCGCATGGTCAAAAGCCGCAGCCATCTGGCCGCAACATCCGGCGAAAGCCACATCAGCAACAATATGATGGAAGCCATGCAGCATGCCCACCGCAAAATCGTCAACACCACCGAGCTGCTCCTGACCACCGCCGCCAAACTTCGCGCGCCCACGCTCAACGAAAGCGAAATCCGCCTGCTCGACCGCCACTTCAACCAGCTCCAACGCGAACTGCGCCTGACCGTCCGCCTCATCAAAGGCCACTACGCCCGCCGTATCCGCATCGATACTTCGCTCAATACCGAACTAAGCAAACCGGCCGCCCGCCTGCATTACGACTGGCAAGGCTTCCTCTGGCTCAGTACCAATATGCGTAACGAAATCGCCGCTTTGGTGATCCTGTTGCAACGTTCGCGTAATAAATGGTTGGACAAAAAAGAGTTGCAACGCCTGAAAGAACACCTGCGCAACGATACCGATCCGAAGCAACAAT